One Ictalurus furcatus strain D&B chromosome 21, Billie_1.0, whole genome shotgun sequence genomic region harbors:
- the srsf3b gene encoding serine/arginine-rich splicing factor 3b, translating into MHRDCPLDCKVYVGNLGNNGNKSELERAFGYYGPLRSVWVARNPPGFAFVEFEDPRDATDAVRELDGRTLCGCRVRVELSNGEKRSRNRGPPPSWSRRPRDDYRRRSPPPRRRSPRRRSFSRSRSRSLSRDRRRERSLSRDRNHKPSRSFSRSRSRSRSNDRK; encoded by the exons ATGCATCGCGATTGCCCACTGGACTGTAAAGTGTATGTAGGGAATCTTGGGAATAATGGGAATAAATCCGAGCTGGAGCGAGCCTTTGGTTATTATGGGCCTCTGCGCAGCGTCTGGGTGGCCAGGAATCCCCCTGGTTTCGCCTTCGTCGAGTTTGAGGACCCGAGGGACGCTACGGACGCCGTGAGGGAGCTGGACGGCAG GACTCTGTGCGGTTGCCGAGTGAGGGTCGAGCTATCCAATGGGGAGAAGAGATCCCGTAACCGAGGCCCGCCACCTTCCTGGAGCCGACGCCCACGAGATGATTACCGCCGGCGAAGCCCGCCTCCCAGGCGCAG ATCCCCCCGCAGGAGGAGCTTCAGCCGTAGCCGCAGCAG atctcTATCCCGTGACCGCAGAAGGGAGAGATCTCTGTCTCGTGACAGGAACCACAAACCGTCTCGCTCCTTCTCCAGATCCAGAAG CCGCTCTCGGTCGAACGACAGGAAGTGA